A genomic region of Pogona vitticeps strain Pit_001003342236 chromosome 15, PviZW2.1, whole genome shotgun sequence contains the following coding sequences:
- the LOC110081503 gene encoding intelectin-like protein isoform X2, with the protein MKGLVVVLLCVAVFPRGHWCDINGCVTSLKRDILKLMVKWEDATCLQNQQGLPPNLLQTLPRSCKEIKTALEGAADGLYFLSTEDGEIYQTFCDMTTHGGGWTLVASIHENNIYGKCTLGDRWSSQQGNNANYPNGEGHWAKNSTFGTAVGSTSDDYKNPGYYDLQAQDMAIWHVPNNSPMKEWRDAAILRYHTETGFFNVEGGNLLRLYQQYPVTYGIGSCPANNGPVVPVTYDFGNAQQTSFYYSPNSRREFVAGFIQFRVFNHEKAALALCAGVKATGCNTETFCVGGGGYIPEGAPRQCGDYAAFEWDGYGTHTGWSVSKQLLESAMLIFYR; encoded by the exons ATGAAGGGGCTTGTGGTTGTCCTCCTCTGTGTGGCTGTGTTTCCTAGAGGCCACTGGTGTG ATATCAATGGCTGTGTTACCTCACTGAAGCGGGACATCCTGAAGTTGATGGTGAAATGGGAAGATGCTACTTGTCTTCAGAACCAGCAAGGCCTGCCTCCGAACCTCCTCCAGACTTTGCCTCGAAgctgcaaagaaatcaaaacagcaTTAGAAGGAGCTGCAG atggATTGTATTTCCTGAGCACAGAAGATGGTGAGATATACCAAACCTTCTGTGACATGACTACCCATGGAGGAGGATGGACACTGGTGGCCAGCATCCATGAGAACAACATCTATGGAAAGTGCACCTTGGGAGATCGTTGGTCTAGCCAGCAGGGGAACAATGCTAATTACCCCAATGGTGAAGGTCACTGGGCCAAAAACTCCACCTTTGGAACAGCTGTAGGCTCAACCAGCGATGACTACAAG aatcCTGGCTACTATGATCTTCAAGCGCAAGATATGGCCATATGGCATGTTCCCAATAATAGCCCCATGAAGGAATGGCGTGATGCTGCCATCTTGAGGTATCACACTGAAACCGGCTTCTTCAATGTAGAAGGAGGGAACCTTCTCAGGCTCTATCAG CAATACCCAGTGACGTATGGCATTGGCTCCTGTCCAGCTAACAATGGCCCAGTTGTACCTGTTACATATGATTTTGGTAATGCTCAGCAGACATCCTTCTATTACTCTCCAAATTCCAGAC GTGAATTTGTTGCTGGCTTCATCCAGTTCCGAGTGTTTAATCATGAGAAGGCTGCTTTGGCTCTCTGTGCTGGGGTTAAAGCCACCGGTTGTAACACAGAAACC TTCTGCGTTGGAGGAGGAGGCTATATCCCAGAAGGCGCTCCCCGGCAGTGTGGCGATtatgctgcctttgagtgggatGGCTATGGTACACACACCGGCTGGAGTGTTTCCAAACAGTTGTTGGAATCTGCAATGCTCATCTTTTATCGATAA
- the LOC110081503 gene encoding intelectin-1b isoform X3 → MVKWEDATCLQNQQGLPPNLLQTLPRSCKEIKTALEGAADGLYFLSTEDGEIYQTFCDMTTHGGGWTLVASIHENNIYGKCTLGDRWSSQQGNNANYPNGEGHWAKNSTFGTAVGSTSDDYKNPGYYDLQAQDMAIWHVPNNSPMKEWRDAAILRYHTETGFFNVEGGNLLRLYQQYPVTYGIGSCPANNGPVVPVTYDFGNAQQTSFYYSPNSRPLFSQVNLLLASSSSECLIMRRLLWLSVLGLKPPVVTQKPSALEEEAISQKALPGSVAIMLPLSGMAMVHTPAGVFPNSCWNLQCSSFIDKCGKGSNQKKSELHPRMVEISCF, encoded by the exons ATGGTGAAATGGGAAGATGCTACTTGTCTTCAGAACCAGCAAGGCCTGCCTCCGAACCTCCTCCAGACTTTGCCTCGAAgctgcaaagaaatcaaaacagcaTTAGAAGGAGCTGCAG atggATTGTATTTCCTGAGCACAGAAGATGGTGAGATATACCAAACCTTCTGTGACATGACTACCCATGGAGGAGGATGGACACTGGTGGCCAGCATCCATGAGAACAACATCTATGGAAAGTGCACCTTGGGAGATCGTTGGTCTAGCCAGCAGGGGAACAATGCTAATTACCCCAATGGTGAAGGTCACTGGGCCAAAAACTCCACCTTTGGAACAGCTGTAGGCTCAACCAGCGATGACTACAAG aatcCTGGCTACTATGATCTTCAAGCGCAAGATATGGCCATATGGCATGTTCCCAATAATAGCCCCATGAAGGAATGGCGTGATGCTGCCATCTTGAGGTATCACACTGAAACCGGCTTCTTCAATGTAGAAGGAGGGAACCTTCTCAGGCTCTATCAG CAATACCCAGTGACGTATGGCATTGGCTCCTGTCCAGCTAACAATGGCCCAGTTGTACCTGTTACATATGATTTTGGTAATGCTCAGCAGACATCCTTCTATTACTCTCCAAATTCCAGAC ccttgttTTCTCAGGTGAATTTGTTGCTGGCTTCATCCAGTTCCGAGTGTTTAATCATGAGAAGGCTGCTTTGGCTCTCTGTGCTGGGGTTAAAGCCACCGGTTGTAACACAGAAACC TTCTGCGTTGGAGGAGGAGGCTATATCCCAGAAGGCGCTCCCCGGCAGTGTGGCGATtatgctgcctttgagtgggatGGCTATGGTACACACACCGGCTGGAGTGTTTCCAAACAGTTGTTGGAATCTGCAATGCTCATCTTTTATCGATAAGTGTGGGAAGGGCAGTAATCAAAAAAAATCAGAGCTGCATCCCAGAATGGTGGAAATTTCTTGCTTCTAG
- the LOC110081503 gene encoding intelectin-like protein isoform X4 encodes MGRCYLSSEPARPASEPPPDFASKLQRNQNSIRRSCRWDGLYFLSTEDGEIYQTFCDMTTHGGGWTLVASIHENNIYGKCTLGDRWSSQQGNNANYPNGEGHWAKNSTFGTAVGSTSDDYKNPGYYDLQAQDMAIWHVPNNSPMKEWRDAAILRYHTETGFFNVEGGNLLRLYQQYPVTYGIGSCPANNGPVVPVTYDFGNAQQTSFYYSPNSRPLFSQVNLLLASSSSECLIMRRLLWLSVLGLKPPVVTQKPSALEEEAISQKALPGSVAIMLPLSGMAMVHTPAGVFPNSCWNLQCSSFIDKCGKGSNQKKSELHPRMVEISCF; translated from the exons ATGGGAAGATGCTACTTGTCTTCAGAACCAGCAAGGCCTGCCTCCGAACCTCCTCCAGACTTTGCCTCGAAgctgcaaagaaatcaaaacagcaTTAGAAGGAGCTGCAGGTGGG atggATTGTATTTCCTGAGCACAGAAGATGGTGAGATATACCAAACCTTCTGTGACATGACTACCCATGGAGGAGGATGGACACTGGTGGCCAGCATCCATGAGAACAACATCTATGGAAAGTGCACCTTGGGAGATCGTTGGTCTAGCCAGCAGGGGAACAATGCTAATTACCCCAATGGTGAAGGTCACTGGGCCAAAAACTCCACCTTTGGAACAGCTGTAGGCTCAACCAGCGATGACTACAAG aatcCTGGCTACTATGATCTTCAAGCGCAAGATATGGCCATATGGCATGTTCCCAATAATAGCCCCATGAAGGAATGGCGTGATGCTGCCATCTTGAGGTATCACACTGAAACCGGCTTCTTCAATGTAGAAGGAGGGAACCTTCTCAGGCTCTATCAG CAATACCCAGTGACGTATGGCATTGGCTCCTGTCCAGCTAACAATGGCCCAGTTGTACCTGTTACATATGATTTTGGTAATGCTCAGCAGACATCCTTCTATTACTCTCCAAATTCCAGAC ccttgttTTCTCAGGTGAATTTGTTGCTGGCTTCATCCAGTTCCGAGTGTTTAATCATGAGAAGGCTGCTTTGGCTCTCTGTGCTGGGGTTAAAGCCACCGGTTGTAACACAGAAACC TTCTGCGTTGGAGGAGGAGGCTATATCCCAGAAGGCGCTCCCCGGCAGTGTGGCGATtatgctgcctttgagtgggatGGCTATGGTACACACACCGGCTGGAGTGTTTCCAAACAGTTGTTGGAATCTGCAATGCTCATCTTTTATCGATAAGTGTGGGAAGGGCAGTAATCAAAAAAAATCAGAGCTGCATCCCAGAATGGTGGAAATTTCTTGCTTCTAG
- the HJV gene encoding hemojuvelin → MGEATYSTRSCHSIKPGFFIKTLLLLLFFRHVSSNCKILRCNSEYVASTLNLRGPNKNAAYCNALRSYSRCTRRTARTCRGNLVYHSAVHGIEDLMIQNNCSKEGPTSLPRPPVPAPNRQTFASLDICDYEKSFAYKHGRPPTYQHCSTFGDPHVRTFRDEFHTCRVEGSWPLLDNNYLFAQATSYPVAKGSNATATTKLTIIFKNMRECIDQKVYKAEVDNVPAAFEDGSVNGGERPGGNSLSIHERMPGQHVEIQAAYIGTTIAVRQAGKQLSFSIRVAEEVAQSFTEEQDLQLCVGGCPLSQRISRSECPCSDGTISAQKAQRLCKEKLPVEDIYFQSCVFDVVTSGDANFTLAARGALEDAKVFLPDAKKLHLFQSGAASWSSSSSIFLLLLFIPIVSILQQHF, encoded by the exons ATGGGGGAAGCCACCTACTCCACGAGGTCATGCCACTCCATAAAACCCGGATTCTTCATTAAaacactcctccttctcctgttcTTTAGACACG TATCTTCCAACTGCAAGATCTTGCGCTGCAACTCTGAGTACGTGGCCTCCACCCTTAACTTGCGTGGTCCCAACAAGAATGCGGCCTACTGCAATGCCTTGCGCTCCTACTCCCGCTGCACCCGCAGGACAGCCCGCACCTGCCGTGGAAACTTGGTGTACCACTCTGCCGTCCATGGCATCGAGGACCTCATGATCCAAAACAACTGCTCCAAGGAGGGTCCGACCTCACTGCCACGGCCTCCTGTGCCAGCACCCAACCGCCAGACCTTCGCCTCCCTGGACATCTGTGACTATGAGAAGAGTTTTGCCTATAAGCACGGCAGGCCCCCCACCTATCAGCACTGTAGCACATTTGGGGACCCTCACGTGCGGACTTTCCGTGATGAATTCCATACATGCCGGGTAGAGGGTTCCTGGCCCCTCCTCGACAACAACTACTTGTTTGCTCAGGCGACAAGTTATCCTGTAGCAAAAGGATCAAATGCCACAGCAACCACCAAG cttACCATCATCTTCAAGAACATGAGGGAGTGCATTGACCAGAAGGTCTACAAGGCAGAAGTAGACAACGTGCCAGCAGCTTTTGAGGATGGGTCAGTGAACGGAGGTGAGAGGCCTGGAGGAAACAGCTTGAGCATCCATGAACGCATGCCTGGGCAGCATGTAGAGATCCAAGCCGCGTACATCGGCACCACCATCGCCGTGCGCCAGGCAGGGAAGCAGCTTTCCTTCTCCATAAGAGTGGCTGAGGAGGTGGCCCAGTCCTTCACAGAGGAGCAGGACCTCCAGCTGTGTGTGGGAGGCTGTCCCCTCAGCCAGCGCATCTCTCGCAGCGAGTGCCCCTGCAGCGATGGCACCATCAGTGCCCAAAAGGCCCAGAGGTTGTGCAAGGAGAAATTGCCAGTAGAGGACATCTACTTCCAGTCCTGTGTCTTCGACGTGGTGACCTCAGGTGACGCCAATTTCACGCTGGCAGCCCGTGGCGCTTTGGAAGATGCCAAAGTATTCCTCCCAGATGCAAAGAAACTTCACCTCTTCCAATCTGGTGCTGCTTCCTGGAGCAGCAGCTCAtccatctttctcctcctcctcttcatacCTATTGTTTCTATTTTGCAGCAGCACTTTTAA
- the LOC110081503 gene encoding intelectin-1b isoform X1, with product MKGLVVVLLCVAVFPRGHWCDINGCVTSLKRDILKLMVKWEDATCLQNQQGLPPNLLQTLPRSCKEIKTALEGAADGLYFLSTEDGEIYQTFCDMTTHGGGWTLVASIHENNIYGKCTLGDRWSSQQGNNANYPNGEGHWAKNSTFGTAVGSTSDDYKNPGYYDLQAQDMAIWHVPNNSPMKEWRDAAILRYHTETGFFNVEGGNLLRLYQQYPVTYGIGSCPANNGPVVPVTYDFGNAQQTSFYYSPNSRPLFSQVNLLLASSSSECLIMRRLLWLSVLGLKPPVVTQKPSALEEEAISQKALPGSVAIMLPLSGMAMVHTPAGVFPNSCWNLQCSSFIDKCGKGSNQKKSELHPRMVEISCF from the exons ATGAAGGGGCTTGTGGTTGTCCTCCTCTGTGTGGCTGTGTTTCCTAGAGGCCACTGGTGTG ATATCAATGGCTGTGTTACCTCACTGAAGCGGGACATCCTGAAGTTGATGGTGAAATGGGAAGATGCTACTTGTCTTCAGAACCAGCAAGGCCTGCCTCCGAACCTCCTCCAGACTTTGCCTCGAAgctgcaaagaaatcaaaacagcaTTAGAAGGAGCTGCAG atggATTGTATTTCCTGAGCACAGAAGATGGTGAGATATACCAAACCTTCTGTGACATGACTACCCATGGAGGAGGATGGACACTGGTGGCCAGCATCCATGAGAACAACATCTATGGAAAGTGCACCTTGGGAGATCGTTGGTCTAGCCAGCAGGGGAACAATGCTAATTACCCCAATGGTGAAGGTCACTGGGCCAAAAACTCCACCTTTGGAACAGCTGTAGGCTCAACCAGCGATGACTACAAG aatcCTGGCTACTATGATCTTCAAGCGCAAGATATGGCCATATGGCATGTTCCCAATAATAGCCCCATGAAGGAATGGCGTGATGCTGCCATCTTGAGGTATCACACTGAAACCGGCTTCTTCAATGTAGAAGGAGGGAACCTTCTCAGGCTCTATCAG CAATACCCAGTGACGTATGGCATTGGCTCCTGTCCAGCTAACAATGGCCCAGTTGTACCTGTTACATATGATTTTGGTAATGCTCAGCAGACATCCTTCTATTACTCTCCAAATTCCAGAC ccttgttTTCTCAGGTGAATTTGTTGCTGGCTTCATCCAGTTCCGAGTGTTTAATCATGAGAAGGCTGCTTTGGCTCTCTGTGCTGGGGTTAAAGCCACCGGTTGTAACACAGAAACC TTCTGCGTTGGAGGAGGAGGCTATATCCCAGAAGGCGCTCCCCGGCAGTGTGGCGATtatgctgcctttgagtgggatGGCTATGGTACACACACCGGCTGGAGTGTTTCCAAACAGTTGTTGGAATCTGCAATGCTCATCTTTTATCGATAAGTGTGGGAAGGGCAGTAATCAAAAAAAATCAGAGCTGCATCCCAGAATGGTGGAAATTTCTTGCTTCTAG